The following nucleotide sequence is from Arvicola amphibius chromosome 1, mArvAmp1.2, whole genome shotgun sequence.
CTGTATTTATTCCAGTTTTCCATGTATTACCCAAAGTGATTCAGCATCATGTATTTTATAAGGAGTACAGTATATGCCATGTTTCATTGGACATCCTTTATTTGTTCGAATAATAATCACTGTAAGAACATAATAGTCTTTTTCTGACCTGATGATGTGCTTTTGGCTTCAACCATGGTGAGAAATGGAATTAAGGAGAAAATATTATGTACTTTTCAATGGCGAACTCTTCATATATTTGTATCCTTTTTTACCTGTTGTTTGTAGACATAATTTATGTATTGTGAGAGAAATGAAATGTGTCTTTTGCAAATAAAAAGGTAAGTGACTCTTTAAAGCATACCAAAAGAATACAATATTCATTCAAAATTTGATGTGTTTTGCTATTCTTTTCACCATTCTCCCCTGCAATACAGATGTTAGAATATTTTGATCTCTTCCTGAGAGAAGTAATCTAATAGTATTTACTAAAAAGAGTATAACTGGTTTTATGACTTCAAAATCACTTCCCGAATTGAATATTCCTTCTCTTCTAACAAAAATGGATACAATTTCATGTTCCACAAATATTCAAGTGAGAAGTATAACTTACACAACAGTAGTTGGGACCATCTCTATATGATGGGTTCTTTGAAGATAGAGATGTTTTCAAAAGACTTACTAGTAAACCGAGTTGAGACTGGAATGTGTCTCAACTCAGTTAATTATACATAAAATCTCAACATATCTAATTTTACAAGTCAATTGTTTTACAAAATATGAGTAGCAGTgagaaaaatgatatcttgaCTGAAGAAGTAATGATTATCTGTTGCACTGTATGTTTGCATTACACAGAAGGTTTGAAAacagccacacatacacacacacacatacgtccTAACCCAGATTCAGTAACCATCTTGGGTATTTTTTTTGCTGCCTCTATAATTTTAAACTTCACATAGTTCCTCAAATACTCATTTCCCTTACTGATAAAAAGAGGATAGTTATGATACCTATTTCACTCCcacaaaatacaatatataagAGTAACAACATAATATCTTTAAGGGTCAGGTTGATGAACTGAAATTTCAATGGGCTCACCATAAAAAAGACAAAGTACTTATGGAATATCTGCCAAGCAAAGACTGTAACTCACATAAGGAAGCTTTAAATATGGTTGCTACActagaaaatttcaaattaataatttaGAAGATGGAATGGTCCAACAAAAGTGGCATGAGAACTAAATATAGATAACAATGTGGGACTCTTTCGACTCTCAGTCTTTATAATATTTGGTTGTGATATgaatgtcttaaaagaaaaaaatgtgtactaAGACTGATGGACTCTTTCACttagatgaaaatgaaaatttcatggaagaaagttttcaaaatatattgcTTAAATGGTGTTACAGAAGCAGCAGTTGTATGTTTGGAgcaaagaaagataaatactgGAAAGTGTAAACACTCACTGACACCAGTGTTTAAGAGAAAGGAgatttgtcccaccgtctcaatgggcaaaagcactcctcgcggtcctggcttccttgctcatgatttccctccttttgctcctcatcaggaccttgagagctcagtctggtgctcctatgtggggctctgtcattttctccatccaatgccaggtgaaggttctatggtgatatgcaagatattcatgagtatgacaataggatctggacatttctggcaccccctcctcagctgcccaaggaactagctgggggcgtcttcctggaaacctgggaacccctctagagtcaagtctctgccaaccctagaatggctcccttaacgtgggacagatctaacgggagaccaccaagtccagttggaatgggactgatggaacaggggaccaaaccggactctctgaatgtggctgacggtggaggaggactgagaaaccaaggacaatcaATGAAcatgaattctacagcatggacgggctcactgtgagccttgtcagtttggttgctcaccttcctggacttagggggagctgggaggaccttggacttaacatagtgaagggaaccctgatggctctttgtctttggagaggggtggagtgggggtatgggtggaagggaggggaaggaagggggaagaggaggggaggagatggaaatcttgaataaaaaaatgagaaaaataaaataaaaaaagactctgGATctgaacagagacttctcaaaataaaaattcttaatagctaataaaaaaaaagagaaaggagatttgACAGGGAAATACCAACACTTCACTCATATAAAATTAAgttcagccaggcagtgatggcgcacgcctttaatcctagcactcgggaggcagaggcaggcggatctctgagttcgatgccagcctggtctacaagagctagttccaggacaggctctagaaactacagggaaaccctgtctcgaaaaaccaaaaaaaaattaagttcagtACTACTAGTACTGACCAAAGCATAATGCACATTGTCCTATTCTAATAACAACATGACAGACTTCTCACTTGTattaaacacttaaaattaactttcttttatatattacCTGATTTGTTTCTAACAATGTTAATGGAAAGTGATCTTATTTataatcctattttttttctgatggaaaAATTATGTTTGGATATAAACGGAAGACTTCTGTTTGAAGAACCCAAATTCTCTGCTGCACATAATGGGATGTACATCACTTTGAATTTTCTATGCTGGTTGAACTTTCCTTCATTATTTCCTAATTCTCCAATGATTTAGTCATTGAAGATGTGATAGGATTTAGTAGGTAAACTCAACTTTAACCTTTAACTTTAACTTTAGCATTATATGGAGGTCTTAATAATCATGTTAGTGCAGAAAAATTTGCAAGTCAAATAACTATCAGTAATAATTGCAGGCAATTTGGGCATTAAAAGAAGATTCAATGCATACTTCAGGATTCTATTTGCTTGGTTTTACTTAaactaaatgttaaaatattgTGAATATCACCTGAAACTATAATCAATTGAAtccaatttaattttaatttaatttaatctatttAGATCTACTTAGCAACCATTCAGTTTGAGGATGAATTTCAGTTGGTTACACAGACATTATTGCAATTAAGTATTATATCAATATGGATGAAGAGCACACTTTTGTGTGcttaatatttacaaatatataacaaGTAACATTGCTGATAGGATATTGTGCAGGTACAATATTTTTATAGCAATTTTTACAGGTAATCAAAtgagtttttattataattaggAAAAATGAGCTGTCTAATAGGTTCATCTACACTAATAATTTTATCAAATTATTATATTGTCTATATGTCTACTTATAAATtgataaaatctttaaattatgTAGATGATCTAGATTTGGTGTTATGAGACCCAGTACAAAATTGATACATTAAATTTGGTTTTTAAGTTTATACATTCTTTCGGACAATCTTGAGACGAAATGTATAGCTACAATGGCAGAGTACATACTGTACTCATACCATctgattacatttctttattacattgcatgtctttttttcatttctgcagAGATTGTACAACATAATGGAGAACAGGACTGAggtgactcacttcctcctgcTGGGACTCACTGATGATCCAAGCTTACAGCTTCCCCTCTTCATCAACTTCCTCCTCATCTACATCATCACCCTGGTGGGGAACCTTGGGATGATCCTGTTGATTTTCATGGACTCTCGGctccacactcccatgtactttttTCTAGGTCACCTCTCTCTGGCAGATATTTTTTACTCGTCAGCTGTCACTCCAAAAGTCATGGCTGGTTTTCTTGTAGGAGACAAGGTCATTTCCTACAATGAGTGTGCTGCGCAAATGTTCTTTTTTGTAGCCTTTGGTAGTGTGGAAAATTACCTGCTGGCCTcaatggcctatgatcgctatgCAGCAGTATGTAAGCCCCTACACTATGCCACTACCATGACTACAAGTGTGTGCACAAGTCTGATTATGGGTTCTTATATCATTGGTTTTGTGAATGCCTCCATCCATATTGGAGATACATTTCAGCTCTATTTCTGTGGATCTAATGTGGTCCATCACTTTTTCTGTGATATACCAGCAGTCATGGTTCTCTCATGCTCTGACAGACAGGTCAGTGAACTGGTTCTTGTCTCTATAGTGAGCTTCCACATGTTTTTTGCCTTCATAGTTATTTGGATATCCTACACATTCATTTTTGTCACCATCCTGAAGATGCATTCTGCTGCAGGACATCACAAGGCTATGTCCACCTGTGCCTCCCACTTCACTGCAGTCTCCATTTTCTATGGAACtgctatttttatgtatgtgcagCCCAGTTCCACTCACTCTATGGACACTGACAAAATTGCCTCTGTGTTCTACACCATGGTCATCCCCATGCTGAATCCTCTGGTCTACAGCTTGAGGAACAAAGAGGTGAAGAGTGCATTCAAAAAAATAGTTTTGGAGGCAAAGTCTTTGTAACTTTAGTTTTACATTTCATATACACCCTTAATACTTGAATGCATTCTTTTCTCATATTACTACTTAtggaataacatttaaaatttacattttgtgaaTGTTCCCATGCACATTGTTTTTTagaaacaaataggaaaattattcCCAGAAGCACATACCTAAATTAGGATGCCTAAAGCATCAGGGGTTGCTTACACAAATCTTCGGCCAGGATCTTGATGAATTCAttcacttttcttcattttgagtAGCATGTTAATATGAAAGCCCTTAAGTTTAGAAAGAAGCTTATGAACAGAGACATTCACATGGGATACTTGTGATGAAAAGCTCTCATGGATATTAGTAACTTTTAGAGCTAGATTGTACATGGCTTTTCTGGAGttattatctgttcttttgaGTAGGTTCATATTAACTCTGATAAAGATGAGACAATTTCCCAATTGTGCATTAAAAAGTGttctcttttataaaaaattataaaagtggATTTATAAAAATTTACCCTCATCAGTGTTTGTGTTCAGCATCTCATACATTGTGGGCTCCTCTGAATAGAACAGAAACGAGAAAACGCCCCAGTTCTTTCTCACTATCTGTGCAGCTGGCTCTCTACTTTTGGCATATCTTCTCTCctattctcttttcctctcctttcttcttccctttctcttttcttccttccctccctcttgccCTCTTCTCATTTCTTGCCTCATTAACTAGTACATATATCTTATTCATTGTTTGATGTCAGAGCTCCTGTCTGAGCTTCAAGTTACACAGTATCcagatgtctttttcttttcctaggaTGTTGAATTCAGAGTGAATTAATGGCATACTTTCTTTATTCCCTAAACGTCATTTAATATGTTAGGGGTTTTTACACATTCCACTCTCACATGAAACCATACTCATAAATTTGTGTGTTTTACATACAtgcagttttatttgtttctgcttCACTTGTAAACACAGAAAATGTTCATCAGCATTTATTGctgataatttaatatttaacttgGATATCTTGGATATTATGATGTAAATGTTTCATATTAATTATTTGTCTATTGCCATTCTAATAGTCCTGTTTCAGAAGTTGCATTATTATATGACAATGAAAGTTACTTTTGTATATTTTACTGATAAATGAGTTATTATGATGTCTCCTATGGATTAGTACTTCTTGATAATGTCCTTTTATATTCTCAGTatgttaacattttaatttttagaagggtaacttttaaaagtatgtaCAAAcataagaaagctttaaaaagtaatgttttcctatgttattaaatattttaaactcctTATAACAAAGAGAGTAGCAATGTGtacttttctttctgaaagagCTGGTTATTCCTTTTCTACATTGGTTGAGATTCATTCTCGCTTCCATATCTCCAGTATTATTGTTGCTTGTTCTATTTGGTTACAACTATAATCTTACCTCAGGATCTTTGTTCTTCCCATTGAGAATGTGTCTCATTACCTTTAGGTCTTTGCACAAATGTTACTGTGTTATAGAGCACTTCCCTCCCCACGTGCCCTGCCCTCTCTCGTCATTCTTAACCATTTGTCACTCTTCACCAGCCATGTAATCACATTATTAATACTTATTCATCTTTCTCATGTGGAATATAAATTTTTGGGACCAAAAttgtttctttcatgtattttgcAAACTTGCGTAATCCATTATGATAGTGAGTCACACATAATGATGCGGGATGtctttctgcatatgtgttgttttgttgaattatgaataaaactgttttggctaATGGTTAAGCAGaataaaaccaggtgggaaatctgaacacacacacacacacaaacaaaaagagagagagaaagagagagagagagagagagagagagagagagagagagagagagggcagagtcaaagagatgccatgttaCCAAAGAGTTGTCAAAGGAGACAGATCCAGGAACCTTATCAGAACTTTAATGGTAGGCCACAGTCTCTTGGTTATTACACCAAACCCTCTTATAAGTTTTACTAAGAACATATGTCAAGTTTAGTAGCATATAGCACATAACTTGAATGCAATCTTAAAATATGTTATgttaaatatataacataaataatttatatacatatctGAAAAAATCACACAACTGTGCAATGCTTCAACTGAGAGCTAAATACTTTTCTTTATGCCCATGTATTAGTGTGTCTTTacactcctcatcaaagaaggTATTTTTCTGAGTAGAGGTTATTAGAGAGAACCACAACTGCTCTATGTGCAGAGAAGTGATTGCTGAGTGTTCATTCCCAAATGGGAGACCTGTAATAACCACTAATTTCTTTGGAGAATGTTTATTGGTATATTTTTTATTCCAAATGGATaaccacacaaatataaatataggGGCAATATTGATTGGCTTCcgataataaaatttttaaaagagaaatgaaatggaaACTATACACTTGATACATTATCAAAAACTATTTAAAGAGACCTAAACAAATGACAATACTAAAATATATGCTATACAGAAGGGCAAAAATCTCATCTCAAGGCTCAGAACTGCAGACAGCTATGGTCACAGGGAGGGAAAATTAGCTTCTCCCATGGGTTGAGGCCCATGTTAGTTATTCAATATAAAGTGGTCAGACCTGAAGTCAGATAAACAAAATCCACACTAAATTTAATCAGAAAgtcatattaatatatttatacatatatgtgtaacaacaacaataataaaagacaCCATCAGTTTTACTATGTGGGGATCTTGTGGGGAGTTGGAGGATGGAGGGGTGAAAGCAATGTAATTTTATGAATTAATGGAATATACATGTTAGCTAAGGCTTGGGAATGTTGGAAGATGTGGAAGTAAAATGCTCAAGTTACAATGACTATATGACAGTTTGAAAGTTTAAAAGTGAATTTCAGTATACAAAATAAGtgacatttgtttaaaaacaagtaCATTCAagttttgtggaactcctaacattGGGAACAGGATTTGTCACTGATCCTTTGTAAGGTTTTTGGGAACCATTCCTCATACTGTGTCATCTTTTCAAGCCTTAACTTGAGGGGAGGAGCTTTGCTACCTCAACTTGATACATGATGTTCTGATGACACCCATGGTAGGCCTGGGCCTTTctgaaaagaagcagagaaggagtgGATTGAGATGGGGCAGGAATCTGGAATGAGTTTATCTCTTGAAATATGTTCCTTAAATCACAATCTCAAAATGAAATTCTGGTTACATAGGGATATgagcacaaacaaaaccaatggaatatttattcatttgctatAAATAATTGACTTTTCTGGCTATGGAAATTTCACATGTGCGAGTTAGCCACAGAATGCTCCAGACTGAGGAAAGTCAATGTTGTTGAAAACTGAAGAGGTGTAAGGacggaatgggaggagaggagtagGAGAAACTAGGATCAGGatataatgtaaataattaaatttatttaataaaaacatccAATTTCAATAAAGCACAGTCAtcatatttttagttttcattatatataataaatgctcCAGAGTTTTGGAGACTGATAAATCCTAATTTGCAGGGTTTGTCCTTTGTTAGTACCCATGTGGACTTCTGGTTTGCTAGAGTCTAAAAACCACAGGCAGAGTTCAAGGGGAGCTGGGCGTACAGTCAATGACAAAATAAACTGTTAAAGAGACCTCTCTTTCTCAGAGAGATCAGTATGAAAATTATCACTGAATTAGGAGTGATAGGACAAATGCCTCTCAGTATGGATGTAAGTTTTCCCAAGTAACATAACTTTTTAAGTGGAAATATAATCTAAAAACATTTCTTAGTAACTCATGGGTATCATGTTGGCTTTCACATCAGTCATTTGAAAGACTGTACTGGTTTAAGCATCTTCACGAAAATAACCAGAGTAGATAATTGTTTTTCCAAACAGACTTTAAACATTTATGTAATTTATCCAGGAGTTAAAAGGGTTATAATATCTCTTATCTTATTTTCCCTCCTACACATGACATCAGCAGTAACAAGGCATAATATATTCTCTAGTttggcaaaaatttaaaaagtaacattcATGATGTGATGGTCTATATGTCTTATGAAAAAGCAGCTTAGAGTtcaaaacatacatttatttctcAGATTTTAGAAGCTTAGACATGCGAATTAATTTTTCAAACAGTTATGTTATGATTCCTTCCTTGTTGAACATCTTTTTGCTGTATTTCCACATGATGGACAGGAAATATACAAAATCTGTGAAGTTCTCATAAAGGAGAATTCTGAGTATTTTGAAAGTTGTAGAAAAAAGGACATAAAAAAGCCTGCATAGCTTCCTAAAAGCCCATCTACATGTACATTGACCATATGAAGTGGAAAGGGATTCATAGTCTCCTATGAGACTGACACACACTGCCTACCACACTAAGGGCAACTTCACCTACTAAGCAACTCCCCTGAAAGCCTCATTTATTAATGAATTCACCTTGAATCTTAGGCTCCAACACATGAATTCTACGCTGATATATGATTACAAAACTTAGCACAAATTCCTttatacactacattttattTACATGCTTTATTTGTAGTGTCCAATGATTatgtattatgttttattattgtcAAGTAACATTTTGTTTTGCCATACTCTCTTTCCTGATGAATTCATTAATGCTTGGTATGGTTTAGAATGCCAAGACCATAAACACCAGAAACAATCTGGAATGAGTTCATCTCTTGAAATA
It contains:
- the LOC119816803 gene encoding olfactory receptor 5B3-like, encoding MENRTEVTHFLLLGLTDDPSLQLPLFINFLLIYIITLVGNLGMILLIFMDSRLHTPMYFFLGHLSLADIFYSSAVTPKVMAGFLVGDKVISYNECAAQMFFFVAFGSVENYLLASMAYDRYAAVCKPLHYATTMTTSVCTSLIMGSYIIGFVNASIHIGDTFQLYFCGSNVVHHFFCDIPAVMVLSCSDRQVSELVLVSIVSFHMFFAFIVIWISYTFIFVTILKMHSAAGHHKAMSTCASHFTAVSIFYGTAIFMYVQPSSTHSMDTDKIASVFYTMVIPMLNPLVYSLRNKEVKSAFKKIVLEAKSL